TGCGCCACAGCAGTGGCTGGATTTGACAGCTAGGAGGCTCAGGTGCCCTCTGATCCCCTTTCCGCCGTGGCCGTGGGAAGACCTTTTCCTGAAGATCTTCCGATGGAGTGGTAGGCATACCATGGAGCTAAGTGCATCAGTGGCGGTGATGTCTGTTGGAACACTTCTGGTGCAATTACTTGACCCTAGCATGGTTGCTCTCCCGTTTGAGAATCAATTTCTCAAAATATTCGTTCCCCTTTGATATCTATGACACTAACTCCTAGTTGCCTCTCTGGCTACCTGCTTCTCAGCCTTATTTGCCTCCCTGTGTATCCGACTCTTGAATATTGGCATTCCTCATTCTGGACCCTAAAACCTGGGTGAGCTCATTCACTTCCATAGTCTCCCCCTATATTTGACCCTTTAATACTGGAATTCCTCATCTTCTACCTATAAATCCTCGATAGGCTTATTTGCTtcttttggagagagagagagagagagggagagagagagatgtctcccatttgctgggtgactccccaaaagcctgcaatagctggtactgggccaggctgaagtgggaTCTagaaatttaatccaggtctcccacttgggtagcagggaagcaactatttgagccatcactgctgcctcccagagtgcgcattagcaggaagctggaatgaggagcagagccaggcctcaagCCCTGGTGCCCCAATATGGCATGCAGGTGTTTCGGTGGCACCATAGCCACTAAGCCCAAGCCCACCCTCAGGCTTTTTTATTTCCTAGTTTCAGTCACTATTTACAtgtctttatgtttcttttttttttttaagatttatttatttatttgaaagtcagagttacacagagagaggagaggcagagagagagagagagagcgtgcttctatctgctggttcactccccaattggccgcaacagccagagctgcgtcaatccgaagcgaggagccaggagcttcttccaggtctcctgcatgagtgcaggggcccaacgacttggtccatcttctactgcttttccaggccatagcagaaggctggatcggaagaggagcagccgggactcgaaccgtcgcccatatgggatgctggcgcttcaggccagggcgttaacccgctgcgccacagtgccggcccctttatgTTTCAAACGTATGTCTTTGATCCAGATTTCTATGCTGAGACAGATTTGGATATCCAGTTGTCTCCTGGACTTTTCCGCTTGGCATCCAACAGGCATTTCAAACTCAACCCGTATGCTCTTAACGGTACTCTTCTTCTCCCCTAACCTGATTCTCTTCTGCATTCTATAATACAAGTATTGCACCATCATTAAGATCCTAAGgattggggccggctctgtggcatagtgggtaaagctgtcgcctgcactgccagcattccatatgggctccagttcaagtctcagctgctccacttccgatccagctttttgctatggcctgggaaagcggtggaggatggcccaggtccttgggcccctgcacccacatgggagacctagagaaagctcctggctcctggtttcatatcagcacagctcgggccattgtggccaattggggagtgaaccagcggatggaagacctctctctctctctctctctctctctctctctctctctgcctctccttctctgtgtaactctggctctcaagtaaataaataaatctttaaaaaaaaaaaaatcctaaagatcATCTtaaactctcccatctcccacactaGAGTTGATGTGGATGGGGTGGAGCTTTGAGGTGGGCCAAGCTAGTCTGGCAGCTGGGACAATCACCCATGAGCTCATGACAGCATGGATAAAAATGCTTGCATTTCTCATGCCCAAATCTGGCACTTAGGAACCAGGGAGTATATATTGTATATGCTGGTGCCCCATAAACTGTAAAACAGTTTGTCATCTCCTTAATCAGACTTGAAACTCTAAGGAGTACATGATTCTCTCTCCCTTCACATTAAAGATCCCCTGAATGTGGACTGCATCTCTTAATACAAGAGAAATCAAGAGAAGGGGACCAACCTAGATTGCTTGGACTCAAAAATTCACGTGTCTGGAGGAATGAGTGTTCTTTACTCTCGCAAGCCTTGAACCAGGTGGTTTATCTTGGAATTAATCTGTACTCCCCTTACAGGTGGCTGATGGCCTGGTCAAGGTGCAGGTGGCCTTGGGAAACATTGCcagcaagagggagagggtgaaggTCCTATACAAAAAGAGTAAGTGCTTCCATGAGGTACTTCCTGGGACCTGACCCTGGCTCTTTAGTCTGGGAGGTCACTGGAGTAGCCCTCTGACAATAGAAGAGATGTAAGGACACGTCCCTTCCTAAGCGGTGAGTTGGGATATGCTTTTCCACCTTGTCGCTCAACTTAAGCCTAAGTTCCAGGATGAGAGCTCTGCCTGAAAGTTCCACTTgggaaaggagggaaagaagggtATGGGATTTCCCAAGGCAAGGTTAAGAGGCAGGAAAGAAGTTGGACACTGAGATTTCCAGCCTTGGCTCAGCCAAACCTTTTTGATTACGTGAGAGCTGATAACGTGCTCAGTAATTAGATAAAGCTCTGGCTTGTCTCGGTAGCATCAAAGCAGGAGTGAGACCTCATACCTTTGGTGAGGATGGGTCTTTGGGAAAGCCAAAGGCTCCAGGGTGGTGGTAGCAATTATATTTTTAGCTCCAAAGTCTGAGACTGGCCAGCAAGGGATAAGCTTAGAGAGACAGGGAAGTGAGGGTAGGGTTTGGGGAGGCCAGCTGATGGTGTCAGCTGCTCATTCAAAGATGTCCCAAGGTTGACCACTCCCCAGACATCCTTCATAAAATTGAGCTCCACTCTCCAACCCTGTTCGGTCCATTCTCCATCTTGCTACTTTTCTAGTTGAAGACCTGatcaagtacctggatcctgaGTACATTGACCGCATTGCCATACCTGATGCCTCTAAGCTGCAGTTCATCTTGGCAGGTAATGCtggactgtgtgtgtgcacgtgcaacTGAGGACGTGGGCTGTTGGAGGCCTTGAGCACAGAGATGGCCTCGCCAGCCAGTCTGTTCATGGATCCAACCCTGAAAGCTAATGTCTGGActtctggcctggctctgggctaCAGCTGGAGGTGACCCTGTAGGTTCTCCAGTAGCTTTGGGTACAGTATAATTTGGGCCAACTGCAggccgtggtgccagccacagTAGGAACTACTCCAATGTTCTTATCAATGGCTGTCCTTAGGATATCTTTTAGAACCTTCTTTATATCTGCTTACTGGACAGAGGGGCTTCTaggaaagaggaggcagagagcatTGTAATTTGAGAGAATATTGGCATGAGTTTCAAGTTCTTTCATGTGAGAAATCTCTAGGATTTCAGAGTTCTAGGTAGGAACTATTATTGCCTTGGAAATAACTGCTCATCCGTCAGTCAGCTAGTCCACAGGCTAGGATTTTCTGAGTACatgtatttgttcattcatcCAAAAGATAGTCACAGATCAGCTACCATGATTCAGGCTCTATACTGAGGAATACAATGGTGTGAGCAATACAGTGGTGAACCGGAAAGTCCTTTCCTGATGGGCTCAACCAGAGCTGGAGGAATCAGAATCGCTGCTTCAGGAACCCGAGCTTGTAACCCAGCTGGAAGCTCCATTTCCCAGGAGACTGATCAGTACAGTGTGGCACTGCGGAATGGGTGAGGAGGGACAGCTCCTGCTTAGAGGAGCTATCAGAGCTCCACAGGGCTCCTGATTAATTGACatggttttggggccagcatagtgatgcactgggttaagccaccacttgtgacacggcatcccatatcagagtgccaatttgagttaatgtgcttgagaacacagtggctgatggcccaagcacttgggccaccttccgctgctttcccagggagttggatcagaagtagaacagccaggacatgaaccagcacccatgtgggatgccggcgtcacaggcagcagctttacccaccgcatcacaatgccagcccccacaaaaCACATTTCTAACCTGCCACTTTGCCCACATTAGAACCCCAGTGTCCCCTTTCCTTGATAGGTGAAAGCCCTAATTCTTTAACTTGCCATTCAAAGCCTTCCAGTGTGCTGGGCCTACCCTCCCATACTCTCCCCGCTCCAGCTCAGCcagttgaattctttttttctctgctaGTTGACAAGCATTCCTCCCTCCAAGCATTTGCACACAGAGCCCTCACTCTCAAATGTCTTTGTCCCTCTGGATCTCAGTGTGTTGAAGGCCCCTGTACGTagacagcccagcccaggccctggtctCCTCTTTGGACTCTCCTGGTAGTGTCCCAGCTGGTAGTCGTCTGTGCCTCCGAGAGTCACTGAGCAGAACCTGCCTGCTGTAGTCTGTAACATCTCTTTCAGACCTTCCTGGGGCCTATGGGTGTGGGAACCCAAGTCTGGGTATTTTGTCCCTTGTGGTCTAGGAGGCGCTCACTGAGCTTGTTGATAAGCAGCTAGAAGAAGAGGCCTTGGAGTTAAAACTTAGAGAAAGATGGTATTGAGCTCTTTAGGCTCAAGATATGTCAGACTAGCGGTATACAGAAGTAGGGGTAGGGTGGGGAAtgtgggagaggggcaggggcagagccacTGTCCAAAGTTCCAGGACCCAGCCATTTCCCCTGTCGGGCTCGCCCCCTTGCATGGGAGTAGGAATGGCCGCCAGGCTTGCGTCACCGTCCCTGTCTCATCTGTTTATGCTGCAGAGGAGCAGTTTATCCTCGCCCAGGTTGCACTCCTGGAGCAGGTGGACGCCTTGGTTCCCATGCTGGACAGTGCTCACATCAAAGGTACGCCATGCGACTGCGGCCCGGCCCCACCACGGCTGGGGACACGGATGGGTGGGCAAGATGGCCCTGGGCCTCAGGCTCCCAGAGCTCGGGCTGGATTTGCTCCTTGTGTTTTTCTTACCCTGGGGGTACCTGCCACCTTTGCTGGGATGACAGTCACCAGTGGGGAGAGCCCAGTTTCAAGACCTAAGCAAATCGGGGCCTGAGGGAACCAGCAGAGCTGTGGGGGTTCCTTCTGTCTCCGacccagccccgcagcatctctCTGTCTGGGTGTTGCAGAGCCCAGACAGAGTCCctgccaggcacattaacatgTGGAATTCTTCCTGCTGCACTGCTGAGAGCAGGCCCTGGCCTGGACTTGACAAGCAGACAGTGACTTTAATTGAATCCAGATATCCATCTTGTCTGTCTCTGGAGGTATTTTCCCcagctccccctccctgccccgatCAGATACTTGCTGAGTATCTGAAGCTTTAAGCTGCGGCCCAGCATGGTGGCCAAGGTGGGTGTTGGTTTCCAGGTGGCTAGTTTAGGGGCCTGGTGCCTATCCTCAGCCCACCTGCAGGCTTCCTGTTCCTTAGGCCAGGCAGACCTGACCCCGATGGCCTAGGGGAAAGGAATAGATCCTATGAGAGGCAAAGCTCTCTCCCTGGCCCTGGGAATAGCACTGGGGTCAGGTAGGAGCCACACTGGGGACTCCTAGGTTTTGCCTTCTCTTGAGACTGTGTCCTCTCCTTTCGTCTCCTCCCCTGTGTGTCCTGGAATAAaactggggtgggcagggagccccaccaccaccaccaccaccaccacctccagctGCAGCGGTCGATGAAGGCTGGCGTTTGTTTAGCTTCTCCACTCAATACTCTAATCCTGCCGAAGACCTAATAGACTATTGAGCAGTCCCGGGGGAGGGCACAGGCATCATCGGGCAGTGTGTGTTGTGTTTTACAGCCGTTCCGGAGCACGCCGCCCGCCTGCAGCGCTTGGCCCAGATCCACATCCAGCAGCAGGTatgggagagcagaggcagggcggggagggcagACATGGCGAGACACCGGGTCCCCACTCCTCCCCGGGCGAGCAGCCTCAGGCTTGTCTGATGTCGGCCTGGAGGAAACTTGAGGCATAAAGCCTCAAGGGATTTGCCTAGGACCACACCCAGGCCTCTTTCCTCCCTGAGTTGAGCTATTGGGACACCAGGAGGTTGAAGTTGGGAGGTACCCAAGAATTCCTGGGGACCGTATGTCCTTGACTTTGGCGAAGGAGCTGTGTACCCAGGCTCTGGCTTagggacagaggaagaggagacaTGCACAAGGAAGGAATTTTACCAATGTGAGGCCCACTCCCATTTGCATCAGTGGGAGTGACTGGTGTCAGTCGTCCGTCCTAGAGCCTGAGTGTGCCCCCTTAGCAGTCTGCTCTTTTGGGTCTGGGGTTAAGCATCACATTTTCTGGGTTCTATGGGGAATGAGGGTCCCTAATGAGACAGGACATTTAGTGAGACATGGGGGCTTTATCCACCTGCCTTTTCTGCCACAATTTGCCTTCATAGGACCAATGTATGGAGATCACCGAGGAGTCCAAAGCTCTCCTGGAAGAATACAACAAGACTGTATCCTTTTTGCTTGGTTAGGACCCTAATGGCTGCCGTCCCCAAGCCATTGTTCTACTCTGGATCTCTTTCATCACAACAAGCCtgtcctttccctcctccctcctctctactCCTGTAGCACATGCAGTCTCTCTACTCCCTCACTCAGACTCCTGTTCTTTCCTTGACCAGTGACCAGACAATGCTTCTCTCCAAGCAGTTCGTGCAGTGGGATGAGCTGCTTTGCCAGCTGGAGGCTGCCAAGCAAGTGAAGCCCGCAGAGGAATGATGGCTGCTCCCcctcccagggtgggccaggGCCCCCGGGCTCCAGGCTCCAATGCCAACCTGTCTTTGTGACAAGGCAGAGGCCACTTTGTATTTATTGGATTCTAGGGCCATTTGTCTGCACTTAGAGGTCAGGTTACCTGAGATTCCTGATTGACCGTCCCACCATCAGTTTTCTGTACAGTGTAACAATAAAGGTCTGAGGAGGAGTGTGTGCTTCCCAGGCTAGGATGGGCTTGGTGGTGAGGATGGGgtggcagagggcagagctggcAGCCTGCATAGTGGATGGCCTGGGAACTGTACGCATCCTGGTCTGGCTTTGTGGAAGGAGTAGAGCTCCCCAGGTGAAGGCCCGCGTTTGACTGATGCGAAGGAGACATCTGTTTAGCGTCCATTTATCCCATGTTCACTCAGCATGCTCTAAATGTCAGATGCcacaagggggggggggcacacaggTAGGGCCCACCTAGTCCCTGCCCTGCggacaggggctgggcaggcgggAGGGGGTGGGTGTCAAGGTAAAGGGAATTCTCGCCTGGTAGgcacagaagagaaatggagTGAAGTGGAGGCGGCCCTGCTGGGTGACATGCAGGGATTTCAGAGCCAAGGGGACAGTGGgcggaaaggcagagagaagcccTGACATTTTTCTTGGGAGCCTACCTGGTGCCATTAGCTGATAAAGGGAGCCCAAGAGGTTTGGATGCGGGAAGTTTTCGGTTCTGGGGAGAGGGGCCGGAGAAACTGACACGGCGCACCACCAAGTGTTTGCCGCCCCCTCGTGGTCTCAGGGAGTGCTCTGGCTCCAGATCCCTTTCACCCGCCTCTGCACCGCACCTGTGTGTGCCCTGTCAGCGAGTTCAAACCGGCCTGAAACCTGGGAGTCATCCTACTTCTCTATCCAGTCTTCACGGAACCTATCTACTAGTAGCTCCCAGTTTAATCCTCTGTCTATTCCTACTGCCCTTTTCTCTGGGTCATTAATCCAACAAAGAATGTAAAGAATACTCGAGCGCCTATTATACGCGGGGCACTGCACTAGGCACCGAGAGCAGAGCTCACTGGCGTCTGCGGCTCGATTTCTCCCACCACTCCCTCCCCTGCGAGGTGAGGCCTGAGCGAGGTGTGGACAAGATCGGCTGGACCGGCCCCTGTTGGAAGCCCTTCGTGGTTCGCCGGTGCCCACAGGATGAGATTACAGCTCCTAACTGGGTGCCAAGGCCCTGACCCGCGCAGCAGCACGCGGTATTTCTAAAGCCGCTCCTAGCTGAACCTGCTGCTTCCTTTTTGCGGGATACTCAACAGGTGACGCCAGCCTCCCAGCGTTGTGGTCGCTTCTCATCCACTGAGCTCTCTCCCCCGATTAGGAGTGCCCTTGACCCGGGCGTAACAGCTGAGGCGACGCGCGCGTGTCCCCAGGCCCCGAGCTCCCGGGCCCGCTCACCCTAGCACGTTGTAGCCCATTCAGCGGCCCCGGAAAACCCCGCGGGCCACGCCCctgctcaggccccgcccccgcccggcgtGCGCGGCCCCGCGGCCTCGGCGCGCTCCCGGCTCGCTCGCCATCTTGGCTCCCGATTCGGCGCGACGCGGCGGCGGCGGTAGGGGCGGTGAGAGCCGGCACCTGGCGGGAGCGGGGCTCTGGGTGGTGGGAGACGGGACGCCGCAGCGGCTCGCGGGTCCATGGAAGCAGCCGATGGCGATGGAGACGGCCGAGGCCGGCTGGGAGTAGCCTAAGCAGCCTTCTGCGTCGTGCTCTGCCTGGGAGTTTCTGAGTGACTTGGTTGATGACGAGCGACCCTGGGAATCCCGGGGGAGGAATGCTCAGCCTTGTCTTATGGATCCCGtcgttgggggaggggagcacttGAGGTTCTTGGAGGAGGAGGTCCGGAGGAGCCTGGGGCGAAGCGGCGTGGCCCTGCCCTGTGGGAGCGCGGAGTGAGGGGGCCTGGTCTCTGTCCTTGGGGGGAGGGGCGTTCCGTCGTGTtcttgagagggagggagtggtgaAGGACCCCTCGGAGCCCAGGATTAGAGGGGCCGGGTCCCAGAGAGCCCAGTGTTTGTGGCCTTGTCTCACGGACTCCGGGATTGGGGGGCGGGTGCACATGGGGTGCATCCCTAAACGGGGCGGGGCCGGCACGCCCCTGTGGTGAGAAGCTAGGGAGGCGGGATCTGACCCTGGTCCTGGGAAGTTTGGGATGAGGAGCAGCGCCGTACTGGGAAAGGGGGTGGAGGTGGCCTGGGGTGCACTACCTAGGCACTCATCTGATGTTTCCCTGCAGTGGGCGGTGAGAACCGAACCGCAGACCCCGCAGCATGCAAGATGGAGCACTACCGTAAAGCCGGCTCTGTGGAGCTCCCAGCACCGTCCCCGATTCCCCAGCTGCCTCCCGATACCCTCGAGATGCGGGTTCGAGATGGCAGCAAAATCCGCaacctgctggggctggcgctgggccgcTTAGAGGGTGGCAGCGCAAGGCACGTAGTCTTCTCAGGGTCTGGCCGGGCCGCAGGGAAGGCTGTCAGCTGTGCGGAGATTGTGAAGCGGCGGGTCCCAGGCCTGCACCAGCTCACCAAGCTGCGATTCCTGCAGACTGAGGACAGCTGGGTCCCAACCTCACCTGATACCGGCCTAGACCCCCTCACAGTGCGCCGCCATGTGCCTGCAGTGTGGGTACTGCTCAGCCGGGACCCCCTGGACCCTAATGAGTGTGGCTATCAGCCTCCAGGGGCACCTCCTGGTCTGGGCCccatacccagctccagctgtggccccCGACCCCGAAGAAGAGCTCGAGACAACCGGTCCTGAAGATCTGCTGAACTGGGCTGTTCTCCAGGCCCGAACGCCCCGTGACTGCTCAGCGTCCCCAGCAAAGCTCTGGCTCACAGAAGCGGGCCTCTTCCTGCTTCCCGTTCCCTCCGGCATGTGGGAAGGGACTGCTAATGAAGTGACAGGTGGACTGTCGTCTGCCAACGTCTAGATTGCTCTGCCTTCTACTTACAGTGCGTCTAATCTGTCTGTGACAGAGGTCCAGGGAGGGAGTCAGGGAATAAAGGTTCTGCCCATTTGTCTGATGAGAACTCTGCTCAGCTGCTGTGTGGAAGTGGGACTACAAGAACggcaccccctgcccctgcctgctgaGAGCCCGCGGGCTGGAGACAGGAGGGTAGGCCCAAGCTGGTGCTGGGATGGTCTGTGTCAGTAAGAAGCCTCAGGCAGGAAGCCCGCAGCACTGTATAAACATTAATTGGCATTGTTATTAATGTCCCAGTATATAGAGATGCCTTTTTCTGTCTTAACACCTCAAGGGCAGGCATTCTGGCAGAGCAAGTTAAACCTCACTTAGGATACATCCTTAGCAGAGTtcctggtgcaagtcctggctactctgcttcccatccaacttcctgctaacgcgcctggggggcagcagatgatagcctgagtacttggacgcctgccacccatgtgggaaacctggaaggcattcctggctcctggcttgagcctggcctaccctgacttgtgggcatttggggagtgaaccagtggaggtacaatctttctttctttccctctctgtcactctgctttccaaataaagtatttaaatttttatttgaaaggcagaatgatagagatcttccatcctttggttcactcccccagtggccataaGGAAGCaggactcacatgggatgccagcattgcagttgcaccacagcactggcctcaataaaagtttataagattttgttttgaaagagggagagacacagagatcttccacctgctcattcactccctggatggcctcaactgaggccagcactgggtcacacaggagccaggagcttcatccaggtctcccacgtttgtGGGAGGGTCCAAactcttcagccatcttctattgcttttcccaggccatgagcaggcagctggattggaagtggagcagctgggacatgaaccgatgcccatatgggattgtggtgtcacaggtagcagcaaTACCTGTTcttgctacagcaccagccctgaaaaaaatttttttaaaaaatcacctcaaTCCCATGTATCTCTCTAGGTTTCAGAGTTCAGAGTGCTAAACATTACACACTGGAGCCCCTCCAGGTCTCATCCTTGTCTCTGCCCCTTGCTACTTTGCTACCTTACCTTGGCCTTAAACTGAGTTCACCAGCTCAGGGGGCTGTAGGCACGTAGCAGGGGTGTGGCCACTGTTGGACTCTGGGAAGTTGAATCAATCGATCTTGAGCTTTTCTCCTGTGTATCCAGCAGCCTGGGCGTCCAGTCACAAGGAAAGCAGGGTGGACCCAGTAACTTGCAGGTAGTGAAGTGATGTCTGGCTGAGACCAGGCAGGAGGGATtagagggtgggaggaggtgtTGGGGAACTGGAGGCCTTGATAAAGGCTTGGAAGAGGCTGAGGTGACATAGGGACAGCAGCCTGTGCTCAAAACTTAAACACCATCCTTTGCTTTCCAAGACAGGTCAGCCCCAAGTGATGGAGAGGAGGATAGGTGATGAGGATTTGGGAGACGGAGGGATGAAGTCTCAGTGGCCGCCTGTCCTCTCAAGTGCAGAGGGGTCCTGAAGCATCTAACATACCTAATAAGGATCTTGGGCTCGGCAGCCCATCCCTACCcggtctgctgtggccagggcggaCAGATCACATGCAGTAAGCGTGGGACCCGTGCTAAAGGAGTGATCCAGTCAGGTGGCACTAGGAGCTCTGGAGTCCCCGGAGGTCTCCCCTGCTGCTGGGCTGCTCGCTGTTGAGGTGCCATCTGCTGTCCCCAAGGATGATGGCAGCGGTAGTGTGGAAGAAAACAGGGTCAAATCCCTTCAGAGGACCATGAGAatgatctcccacctgggtagcaggtaGAAGATAGAAGATGATCTCAGCCTAAGGGAGGAGGGCTGAGGCTCCCAGGgtgtttcccctccccctccctctgtagtGTTCAGCTGGGCCTACAGTAGGAAGCTATGGCAGTGAGGGGAACGGAGCCTTTGCAGTCAGCCTGAGCAGACTCAGGAGGGAGCTCAAGAATCTatagagggccggtgctgtggcatagcggataaagctgccacctgcaacaccagcatcccttatgggcgccagttcaagtcctggctgctctacttcccatccagctctctgctaatgcacctgggaaagcagtggggatggtcctagtgcttgggcctctgcacccagctgggagacccagaagaagctcctggctccgggcttcagcttggcccagccattatggccattttggggagtgaaccagtggatggaagacctctccctccctgtctctaactctgccttgcaaatatagaatacatccttttttttttttttaagtgcataaTTCTTTACTTCTGACTTTCTCCTTAATCCACTGCAATGTGGCTTCTCCCTTGGGGCAGAAGGAGGTGGAGACAGCTCtttcaagaagctggattgagaATGGGTAGAGAGCTGGGAgagagttttctgttttgttggaTT
This DNA window, taken from Lepus europaeus isolate LE1 chromosome 12, mLepTim1.pri, whole genome shotgun sequence, encodes the following:
- the DCTN3 gene encoding dynactin subunit 3, with product MATLTDVQRLQARVEELERWVYGPGGARGSRKVADGLVKVQVALGNIASKRERVKVLYKKIEDLIKYLDPEYIDRIAIPDASKLQFILAEEQFILAQVALLEQVDALVPMLDSAHIKAVPEHAARLQRLAQIHIQQQDQCMEITEESKALLEEYNKTTMLLSKQFVQWDELLCQLEAAKQVKPAEE
- the RPP25L gene encoding ribonuclease P protein subunit p25-like protein; the protein is MEHYRKAGSVELPAPSPIPQLPPDTLEMRVRDGSKIRNLLGLALGRLEGGSARHVVFSGSGRAAGKAVSCAEIVKRRVPGLHQLTKLRFLQTEDSWVPTSPDTGLDPLTVRRHVPAVWVLLSRDPLDPNECGYQPPGAPPGLGPIPSSSCGPRPRRRARDNRS